A DNA window from Cutaneotrichosporon cavernicola HIS019 DNA, chromosome: 2 contains the following coding sequences:
- the LKH1 gene encoding uncharacterized protein (Serine/Threonine protein kinases, catalytic domain), with protein sequence METQYSRQRLHPEHISADNKDKYPSPAHVYQPGHHHSAVHTAHSTAHPVHHPAHQVQSRTHHSVVQHQQHPSAQHAENYYYDPSSSCNPPFSPRDLAPHHHSHLGELHSREDHYRRPTLESSSSGSSRDFVHAGPPPLRRLSAPSVSGPEPTEGIAVAASQVGNPHSVPLGEPSSPRQRGYLPPPPPPPPPPRLGVRAHPPPAISIPRFPSRSGYEAPQSAPLVPPAHSATHFRHHLHPPRSAGPRPSPGPYTPSGVPAPPLSASAAVGRRETFLAPPYPSSGTSSPLPLDDHRSLRSPHPPLTAIYSRQPWPPLPPALEADEYHRQRPYLSSPLGDVPSGGNSASASSSHPPPHAYYSASQHHSLQSTSASTTSHSHAHPQTGVPVSPAYLSAPPLFPVPRASQPRPTTNRANSPLYIPPPLRFKYSKSPPPYDPHTMPPRKKAAAGSSATVTATPVSTSTRSSRRLAGSSAVPTKGNGWTAEHTYDSYGQPKEVIVIQDSTSPIPKKRNTRAAAAAAAAAAAAASEKWIATNGAANGTAAKKRKAEEDEAAQAKKPKPKPKPAVPAAAQQPVASSSSSVAAQTPWDDAEGHYIVKPDDVIGGRYKIVRLLGQGTFGKVVEARHIESRKKVAIKVIRAVQKYRDASKIEIRVLETLKKNDPTNAYKCIHLTEYFDFRNHPCLVSELYGMSVFDFLKINGFQPFPEKHIQDFARSLLQSVQFLHKLKLVHTDLKPENILLVSNESRLTGPRQRANARSKSILRNTEIRLIDFGSATFENEYHSSVVSTRHYRAPEIILGLPWSYPCDMFSIGCILVEFFTGDALFQTHDNLEHLAMMEVVMGKMPQRMIDRGRVKKPEFFKGNKIDFPNPTVPKSSRKFVKGLKNIRDIIPPTSPGNALFLDLILRLLDFDPDNRAEVGEALKHAYLRHPMPDPPP encoded by the exons ATGGAGACGCAATACTCTCGTCAACGACTCCACCCAGAACACATCTCAGCAGACAACAAGGACAAGTACCCATCACCCGCCCACGTTTACCAGCCTGGGCACCACCACTCGGCGGTGCACACCGCGCACTCGACGGCGCACCCAGTGCACCACCCGGCGCACCAGGTGCAGTCTAGGACTCACCATTCTGTTGTGCAGCATCAACAGCATCCATCTGCACAACACGCCGAAAACTACTACTACGacccttcctcctcttgcAATCCTCCCTTTTCCCCTCGAGACCTTGCccctcaccatcactcTCACCTTGGAGAGTTACACTCTCGCGAGGACCACTACCGCCGGCCAACTTTGGAATCCTCATCGTCTGGCTCATCTCGTGACTTTGTTCACgcaggtcctcctcccctccgccgcctcagcGCGCCCTCCGTCTCTGGCCCCGAGCCAACAGAAGGCATCGCGGTTGCCGCATCGCAGGTCGGCAACCCCCACTCGGTCCCACTCGGTGAACCCTCATCCCCCAGACAGCGCGGATAccttccgccgccgccgccgccgccgccgccgccccgtCTCGGTGTTCGCGCACACCCGCCCCCGGCAATCTCGATCCCTCGCTTCCCAAGCAGGTCTGGATACGAAGCGCCGCAATCGGCTCCCCTTGTCCCGCCAGCCCATTCGGCAACCCACTTTCGCCACCACCTGCACCCTCCACGCAGCGCTGGACCCCGCCCGTCACCCGGCCCCTACACCCCCTCGGGCGTGCCCGCGCCCCCGctctcggcatcggcaGCTGTTGGGCGCCGCGAAACCTTTCTAGCGCCCCCCTATCCGTCGTCTGGGACGTCTTcacccctcccactcgacGACCACCGCTCCCTCCGCTCTCCTCACCCCCCTCTCACGGCCATCTACTCCCGCCAGCCTTGGCCACCCCTCCCGCCTGCACTAGAGGCCGACGAATACCATCGCCAACGGCCGTATCTCTCAAGCCCACTAGGTGACGTACCAAGCGGCGGCAACTCTGCGtccgcatcctcgtcgcATCCTCCGCCGCACGCCTACTACTCTGCGTCTCAACATCACTCTTTGCAGAGTACATCTGCATCGACGACTTCACACTCGCACGCCCATCCACAAACAGGCGTCCCCGTCTCGCCTGCCTACCTCTCCGCCCCACCCCTGTTCCCTGTACCCCGCGCATCCCAACCACGCCCAACCACCAACCGTGCCAATTCTCCTCTTTACATTCCACCGCCTCTACGCTTCAAGTACTCCAAGTCCCCACCTCCCTACGACCCGCACACCATGCCGCCAAGGAAAAAGGCTGCGGctggctcgagcgcgactgTCACGGCGACACCTGTCAGCACGTCGACACGATCGTCGCGCAGGCTTGCAGGATCGTCCGCCGTGCCCACAAAGGGCAACGGATGGACCGCAGAGCACACATACGACTCGTATGGCCAGCCCAAGGAGGTCATTGTCATCCAGGACAGCACCAGCCCCATCCCGAAAAAGCGAAACACAagggcagcagcagcagcagcagcagcagcagccgcaGCTGCATCCGAAAAGTGGATCGCAACAAATGGGGCAGCCAACGGTACAGCCGCaaagaagcgcaaggccgaggaagacgaggccGCCCAGGCTAAAAAGCCAAAGCCAAAGCCAAAGCCTGCC GTGCCTGCAGCTGCCCAGCAGCCTGTGGCATCTTCGTCCTCTAGCGTCGCAGCGCAGACACCATgggacgacgccgagggccaCTACATTGTCAAGCCGGACGATGTGATTGGCGGACGAT ACAAAATTGTGCGGCTATTGGGCCAGGGCACGTttggcaaggtcgtcgaggcgcgtcACATCGAGTCGCGGAAGAAGGTCGCCATCAAGGTCATCCGCGCGGTGCAAAAATACCGCGATGCGAGCAAGATTGAGATCCGCGTGCTAGAAACGCTCAAGAAGAACGACCCTACCAATGCCTA CAAGTGCATCCATCTCACAGAGTACTTTGATTTCCGCAACCACCCATGCCTTGTTTCCGAGCTATACGGGATGAGTGTGTTCGACTTCCTCAAGATAAACGGATTCCAGCCATTCCCAGAAAAGCACATCCAGGACTTTGCGAGGAGTCTATTGCAGAGTGTGCAAT TTCTACACAAGTTGAAACTTGTGCACACCGACTTGAAGCCAGAGAACATTCTCTTGGTGAGCAACGAGTCGCGACTGACTGGGCCAAGG CAGCGCGCCAACGCACGGTCCAAGTCGATCTTGCGAAACACCGAGATCCGCCTGATCGACTTTGGTAGCGCGACGTTTGAGAACGAGTACCACTCGTCGGTGGTCAGCACGCGCCACTACCGTGCACCAGAGATTATCCTGG GCCTGCCGTGGTCGTACCCGTGCGACATGTTCTCAATAGGGTgcatcctcgtcgagtTCTTTACGGGTGATGCGCTCTTCCAGACGCacgacaacctcgagcacctcgcAATGATGGAGGTTGTCATGGGCAAGATGCCGCAGCGGATGATCGACCGGGGACGCGTCAAGAAGCCCGAGTTCTTCAAGGGCAACAAGATCGACTTCCCGAACCCCACAGTCCCAAAGTCGAGCCGCAAGTTTGTAAAGGGCCTCAAGAACATCCGCGACATCATCCCTCCCACCAGCCCCGGCAACGCGCTGTTCTTGGACCTAATCTTACGCCtgctcgactttgacccCGATAACCGggccgaggttggtgaggcgctcaagcacGCCTACCTCCGGCATCCGATGCCGGATCCCCCACCGTAG
- a CDS encoding uncharacterized protein (Belongs to the TRAFAC class myosin-kinesin ATPase superfamily. Kinesin family) — translation MNETSSRSHAVFTVILTQKRRDPQSKMVGEKVSKISLVDLAGSERQASTGATGTRLKEGANINKSLTTLGKVIAALANASEGKGRKKKEEFVPYRDSVLTWLLKESLGGNSKTAMIAAISPADYDETLSTLRYADAAKRIRTHAVVNEDPNAKLIRELKEELELLRGKVLSVSAGGLSEDTYDPSIPPENQIVTYQTKDGEIKRVTKLELQDQLQASEKLMGDLNLTWEEKASTPFAIHVAREKALEELGITVDKDMVGVHAPQKFPSLVNLNEDPLMSECLVYQLKPGTTVVGNRESTSTQIKLSGEHITSHHCRFINIEGHVTLEACEDARTFVNGKRVPPGTPVKLLHGFRVILGDFHVFRFNDPAGVRAHRTRMSGMWGNATNGDPGTPGRSDSPAPTELMDWTAARREAADIEALGDRDLDKLFDDIVKVRTLRGRPDSRLDLTAEIESRLLANSIADESVDNNPWEGQIGNGSPLPQENGSESRDHATDGSESTTRSETSPAARFSVMSGLSDESLEQLFMTKQLRTLALEVKRIRAQAAVSRARGEALPEAEEWTMQQTVLVRKAVEKWKQLRNFVMAEQLLHLAADVREANIIARQMGRKITYNFTIMDGPAVSARSALDDLGGIIEFDDVADPSASSGARVMIKVIDHESTSVYTWNTSRFQQQLARMRQVLAVKDKPNYSVHLSVRAPFADSPTPSFSYIGGAYVPLRLLAHQLSYAVTVPIFCAYTMEAIGSCRVEFKCSSIPRSGVATPDSGGPVIRGQSFSNHKFGFTVTVDLVKGLTSADFSEVHAQTRLSSLVGPIASEDTFASLPVKLDEMSAGHLQLRRTLSVLVTSDLVSHLQTGFVAIEFFARVRNSYLERLERFDAAKEISDVPNGETTPDGKIIAMRQADAEMASTEHHDVLASIEVHEMGNDGEYKPADVEDDVVQLHLGVQRQMVVSLKHASGQAFKWTRIVHASASHVRVQTKEHTPVEVPASGVDLQLVSHVEYSSDGTSRLLARGTWDSAAHHCIHLDRRTRGEDLAIVRVTFMVDVERLDEPAVFTMDIKVRVIGRDSRRSSISIRNIWRPRPVTSVVGIFRVDLNPPLARTARDLWRLDTSKKPVANESVLGGWRPRSIALVREYSDLARVRRALAEVQLTRVVLEHVGDIAASRSDETGQRALEAKSLSLWKREMDTRVEFDVKRETPAEKEMAQRLRELVPDIEPRLVPTVRLISPNDSIIKRGTLALLKDSRTNRWEEANAVLRPPYLHLHPEPNKRETQVINLSQASVVASPDVETLLGRRYAFTVYTPTNSYIIQAASQHELDQWRTVIGRQRRGG, via the exons ATGAACGAGACGTCGTCCCGTTCGCATGCCGTGTTTACTGTTATC CTTACCCAGAAGCGCCGGGACCCACAGAGTAAGATGGTCGGTGAGAAGGTGTCCAAGATCTCGCTCGTGGACTTGGCCGGCAGTGAACGGCAAGCATCGACCGGCGCGACG GGTACGCGTCTCAAGGAGGGCGCCAACATCAACAAGTCGCTCACCACGCTGGGCAAGGTCATTGCTGCCCTCGCCAATGCGTCCGAGGGTAAGGGtaggaagaagaaggaggagtTTGTGCCCTACCGTGACTCGGTCCTCACCTGGCTCCTGAAGGAGAGTCTGGGAGGTAACTCGAAGACAGCCATGATTGCTGCCATCTC GCCGGCGGACT ACGACGAGACGCTGAG CACACTGCGCTATGCCGACGCCGCTAAGCGTATTCGCACTCACGCAGTCGTCAACGAGGACCCCAACGCCAAGCTTATCCG CGAGCTCAAagaggagcttgagctgctGCGCGGCAAGGTCTTGTCGGTGTCTGCTGGAGGTCTATCTGAGGACACGTACGACCCGTCCATCCCTCCTGAAAACCAGATTGTCACGTACCAGACCAAGGATGGCGAGATCAAGCGGGTCACGAAACTGGAGCTTCAAGACCAGTTGCAAGCATCCGAGAAGCTCATGGGGGACCTCAATCTCAcgtgggaggagaaggcgagTACACCCTTC GCAATCCACGTCGCACGAGAGAAGgcactcgaggagctgggcATCACCGTCGATAAAGACATGGTCGGCGTCCACGCACCCCAAAAGTTCCCATCACTTGTCAACCTTAATGAGGACCCCCTCATGTCCGAGTGTCTCGTCTACCAGCTGAAGCCGGGTACCACGGTCGTTGGCAACCGGGAGAGCACGTCTACCCAGATCAAGCTCTCAGGCGAGCACATCACGTCCCATCACTGCCGGTTTATCAACATTGAGGGCCACGTTACGCTGGAGGCGTGTGAGGATGCCCGTACTTTC GTCAATGGCAAGCGCGTACCACCCGGCACG CCCGTCAAGCTCCTACATGGCTTCCGCGTTATCTTGGGCGACTTCCACGTCTTCCGCTTCAAC GACCCCGCAGGTGTGCGCGCTCACCGCACGCGGATGTCTGGAATGTGGGGCAACGCAACGAACGGGGATCCTGGAACTCCTGGACGCTCGGATTCGCCCGCACCAACAGAGCTCATGGACTGGAcggccgcgcggcgagaGGCGGCCGACATTGAGGCGCTTGGTGACCGCGACCTGGACAAGTTGTTTGACGACATT GTCAAGGTCCGCACCCTCCGAGGACGGCCAGACAGCCGACTTGACTTGACCGCTGAGATCGAGTCCCGCCTGCTTGCGAACTCTATCGCGGACGAGTCTGTCGACAATAACCCATGGGAGGGACAGATAGGCAACGGTAGCCCCCTGCCTCAAGAGAATGGGAGTGAGAGCCGGGACCACGCCACAGATGGTTCAGAGAGCACCACCCGCAGCGAGACGTCCCCAGCGGCCCGGTTCTCTGTCATGTCCGGCCTCTCCGATGAGTCGCTGGAGCAATTGTTCATGACCAAACAGCTGCGGACGCTGGCACTCGAGGTCAAGCGCATCCGTGCACAGGCAGCCGTcagccgcgctcgcgggGAGGCCCTGCCTGAAGCCGAAGAATGGACGATGCAACAGACCGTCCTCGTGCGGAAGGCCGTCGAGAAGTGGAAACAACTGCGCAACTTTGTCATGGCGGAACAGCTGCTGCATCTTGCGGCAGATGTGCGCGAGGCCAACATCATTGC acggCAGATGGGCAGGAAGATCACGTACAACTTTACGATCATGGACGGGCCAGCAGTGTCTGCGAGGTCGGCGTTAGATGACCTCGGAGGCATCATCGAGTTTGATGACGTTGCCGAcccctcggcgtcgtctgGGGCACGGGTGATGATCAAGGTCATTGACCATGAGTCGACAT CGGTGTACACTTGGAACACAAGTCGATTCCAGCAGCAGCTGGCACGCATGCGCCAGGTCCTTGCcgtcaaggacaagccTAACTACTCCGTGCACctgagcgtgcgcgcgccCTTCGCAGACAGCCCCACGCCCAGCTTCTCGTACATTGGCGGCGCGTACGTGCCTCTGCGCTTACTTGCCCACCAGCTGTCATACGCCGTGACCGTGCCGATCTTCTGCGCTTACACGATGGAGGCAATTGGTTCGTGCCGCGTCGAGTTCAAGTGCTCGTCGATCCCCCGTTCTGGTGTTGCTACACCCGATTCGGGTGGTCCAGTGATCCGCGGTCAGTCATTCAGCAACCACAAGTTTGGGTTCACTGTGaccgtcgacctcgtcaagggtCTCACGTCCGCCGACTTTAGCGAAGTCCACGCGCAGACGCGGCTCTCGTCGCTCGTGGGCCCAATCGCTTCCGAGGACACGTTCGCCTCGTTAcccgtcaagctcgacgagatgtCGGCCGGCCACCTGCAGCTTCGCCGCACGCTGTCGGTTCTCGTCACGTCCGACTTAGTGTCGCACCTCCAGACGGGCTTTGTGGCGATTGAGTTCTTTGCGCGCGTCCGTAACTCGTACCTCGAGCGGCTCGAGCGCTTTGACGCGGCGAAGGAGATTTCTGACGTGCCGAACGGCGAGACGACGCCAGATGGCAAGATCATAGCAATGAGGCAGGCCGATGCGgagatggcgtcgacggaGCACCACGACGTGCTTGCCTCGATCGAAGTGCACGAGATGGGCAACGACGGCGAATACAAGCCTGCTGACGTCGAAGACGACGTGGTCCAACTTCACCTCGGCGTGCAGCGGCAGATGGTTGTGAGTCTGAAGCATGCGTCAGGGCAGGCATTCAAGTGGACGCGCATCGTCCACGCGAGTGCCTCTCACGTCCGTGTCCAGACCAAGGAGCATACCCCGGTCGAGGTCCCAGCCTCGGGTGTCGACCTCCAGCTCGTGTCGCACGTCGAGTACTCGTCAGACGGGACAAGCCGACTCCTGGCGCGCGGCACGTGGGACTCGGCCGCGCACCACTGCATCCACCTAGACCGACGGACGCGGGGCGAGGACCTGGCAATCGTGCGCGTGACCTTCATGGTGGATGTGGAGCGCCTCGATGAGCCAGCAGTCTTTACGATGGACATCAAGGTCAGGGTCATCGGCCGCGACTCACGGCGCAGCAGCATCAGTATTCGCAACATCTGGAGACCTCGTCCCGTCACGAGCGTGGTTGGGATATTTAGAGTCGATCTCAATCCACCCCTGGCACGCACGGCGCGCGACCTGTGGCGCCTCGACACGAGCAAGAAGCCTGTGGCGAATGAGTCTGTCCTTGGTGGTTGGCGCCCGCGCAGCATCGCTCTTGTCCGTGAATACAGCGATCTCGCGCGTGTGCGCCGCGCTCTGGCCGAAGTCCAGCTTACGCGTGTGGTgctcgagcatgtcggCGACATTGCGGCGTCCAGGAGTGATGAGACGGGGCAGcgtgcgctcgaggccaagagCCTGTCACTGTGGAagcgcgagatggacaCGCGCGTCGAGTTTGACGTCAAGCGTGAGACGccggccgagaaggagatggcgcagcgcctgcgcgagctcgtgccAGACATTGAGCCAAGATTGGTGCCAACGGTGCGGCTGATTTCTCCCAA TGACAGCATTATCAAGCGCGGCACGCTTGCACTCCTCAAGGACTCACGAACTAACcgatgggaggaggcgaaCGCGGTTCTGCGGCCGCCTTACCTGCATTTGCACCCGGAGCCCAACAAGCGGGAGACGCAGGTGATCAATCTGTCACAGGCGTCAGTTGTCGCGAGCCCTGACGTCGAGACGTTGCTTGGG CGTAGGTACGCGTTCACCGTGTACACCCCGACCAACTCGTATATTATCCAGGCAGCGTCACAACACGAGCTGGACCAGTGGCGCACAGTCATCGGGCGTCAGCGCCGGGGTGGCTAG
- a CDS encoding uncharacterized protein (Belongs to the TRAFAC class myosin-kinesin ATPase superfamily. Kinesin family): MSGGGNIKVVVRCRPLNSREIARGAKSLIRMEGNRTILDPPEVQTTSARAIEKKSQVFSFDKSYWSASSKDDPRYASQQTLFDDLGVELLNHSFEGFNTCIFAYGQTGSGKSYSMMGYGRDKGIIPLSTSELFRRVEQQASNDPNLTYTVEVSYIEIYNEKVRDLLNPKNKGNLKVREHPSLGPYVEDLSKLVVENDAQMMTLMDEGNKAGGCRPPWLT; this comes from the exons ATGTCCGGCGGGGGAAACATCAAGGTCGTAGTACG ATGCCGTCCACTTAACTCGCGCG AAATCGCGCGGGGGGCAAAGTCCCTCATCCGCATGGAGGGGAACCGGACGATCCTCGATCCACCAGAGGTGCAGAccacgagcgcgcgcgcgatcgAGAAGAAGTCGCAGGTGTTCTCCTTTG ACAAGTCGTACTGGTCCGCCTCATCCAAGGATGACCCCCGGTATGCGAGCCAGCAGACGCTGTtcgatgacctcggcgttgagctcctcaaccACAGTTTCGAAGGCTTTAACACTTGTATCTTCGCAT ACGGGCAGACGGGAAG TGGCAAGAGTT ACTCGATGATGGGAT ATGGGCGCGACAAGGGTATCATTCCGCTCTCGACCTCGGAGCTGTTCCGTCGTGTTGAGCAGCAGGCCAGCAATGATCCAAACTTGACTTACACGGTCGAGGTGTCGTACATCGAAATCTACAATGAGAA GGTGCGCGACCTGCTGAATCCCAAGAACAAGGGCAATCTCAAGGTGCGCGAGCACCCGTCGCTCGGCCCGTACGTTGAGGACCTCAGCAAGCTGGTCGTCGAGAACGACGCTCAGATGATGACGCTCATGGACGAGGGCAATAAGGCAGGTGGCTGCCGGCCGCCATGGCTGACGTGA
- the PRP28 gene encoding uncharacterized protein (helicase superfamily c-terminal domain): MSGPLSVEDILAQQKAEREAAAKPKFMTKAMREKLAAEKAAADSSSTKEKERGDRARREGLERAAAEERRRADVNRRDRERERDTRDGGLDYRGDHRADYRDRRRDDDFRGGRQDRRFDDRDRDRDRDRRDGGHGRGGRRDDRRANGAPSRNANGASGNDELDTIKKRYLGQKEEVKKPWMRKATNKNAIFDWSAADDTSSQRVWVPTEGTHTRSAAASSTGSPAPGESKFTDALERRRAGKGGNDDRHWSEKPLEEMKERDWRIFREDYSISSRGGAIPNPLRTWRESAIPERICDIVDTIGYTEPSPIQRQAIPIGLQNRDLVGLAKTGSGKTAAFLIPMLTYISRLPALNDDNRHLGPYALILAPTRELAQQIEAEAAKFCGPLGYTCVSIVGGRSVDEQQFNLRDGSHLVIATPGRLKDMIDKSILVMSQCRYVVMDEADKMVDLGFEADLTFILDAMPAPKEEGDKSDRVMTLFSATMPPAVERLTRKYLRKPATVTIGTAGEAVDTVEQRVEFVSGEEKKKARLQEILRSHALPPPILVFVNQKTTADVVVRYVQQAGRAATTLHSGKNQEQREASLKALRDGDVEVLVATDLAGRGIDITDVSLVINWQMTDTIEKYVHRIGRTGRAGKEGLAITFLDNNDEEVMFDLKQEIQKSARSTMNPELARHEAARQKVTREMKRKRDEFDD; encoded by the exons atgTCCGGCCCACTCTCCGTCGAAGACATTCTCGCCCAGCAAAAGGCTGAGCGTGAGGCCGCGGCAAAG CCAAAATTCATGACCAAGGCGATGCGCGAGAAGCTCGCTGCGGAGAAAGCTGCGGCCGATTCGTCCTCCACCAAAGAGAAGGAGCGGGGAGATCGGGCCCGCCGAGAAGGGCTGGAACGCGcagcggccgaggagcggcggcgggcggaTGTGAACCGCCGCGATCGGGAACGCGAAAGGGATACTCGCGACGGGGGGTTGGATTATCGCGGTGACCACCGTGCCGATTACCGCGACCGGCGCAGGGACGATGATTTTCGCGGTGGACGACAGGACCGTCGGTTCGACGACCGCGATCGTGATCGTGATCGTGATCGTCGCGACGGcggacatggacgagggGGACGGCGCGATGACCGCCGCGCCAACGGGGCTCCAAGCCGGAATGCCAATGGCGCCAGCGggaacgacgagctggatACAATCAAGAAGCGGTATCTGGGCCAGAAGGAAGAGGTCAAGAAACCATGGATGCGCAAGGCGACGAACAAGAATGCCATCTTTGACTggagcgccgccgacgatACATCCTCTCAGCGGGTATGGGTGCCTACAGAGGGTACGCACACGCgctccgccgcggcgagtAGCACGGGATCGCCGGCGCCCGGCGAGAGCAAGTTTACGGATGCGTTagagcggcggcgtgccGGAAAGGGCGGTAACGATGATCGGCACTGGAGCGAGAAgccgctcgaggagatgaaggagcGCGACTGGCGTATCTTCCGCGAGGACTACTCGATCTCGTCCCGCGGCGGAGCCATCCCCAACCCCCTGCGGACGTGGCGCGAAAGCGCGATTCCAGAGCGTATCTGCGACATTGTCGACACGATCGGGTATACTGAGCCCTCCCCGATTCAGCGGCAGGCCATCCCGATTGGGCTGCAGaaccgcgacctcgtcggcctggCCAAGACAGGTTCGGGCAAGACGGCGGCCTTCCTCATTCCCATGCTCACGTATATTTCGCGGCTGCCGGCGCTGAATGACGATAATCGTCATCTGGGGCCGTACGCTTTGATTCTCGCCCCGACGCGTGAACTCGCCCAGCAGattgaggccgaggcggcaaAGTTCTGCGGGCCGCTCGGGTACACTTGCGTGTCGATTGTTGGTGGACGGAgtgtcgacgagcagcaGTTCAACCTCCGTGACGGTTCGCATCTTGTTATCGCGACTCCGGGTCGTCTGAAGGACATGATCGACAAGAGTATACTAGTCATGTCCCAGTGTCGCTATGTGGtcatggacgaggccgacaagATGGTCGATCTCGGCTTTGAAGCCGACCTCACCTTtatcctcgacgccatgCCCGCTcccaaggaggaaggcgatAAGAGCGACCGCGTAATGACTCTCTTCTCGGCGACCATGCCGCCCGCCGTTGAGCGCCTCACGCGAAAGTACCTCCGCAAACCGGCCACTGTTACCATCGGCACAGCGGGTGAGGCGGTCGACACggtcgagcagcgcgtcgagttCGTCagtggcgaggagaagaagaaggcgcgcCTGCAGGAGATTCTGCGCAGCCACGccctgccgccgcccatTCTCGTGTTCGTCAACCAGAAGACGacggccgacgtcgtcgtaAGATATGTCCAGCAGGCTGGGCGGGCGGCTACCACTCTCCACTCTGGCAAGAACCaggagcagcgcgaggcgagTCTCAAAGCCCtccgcgacggcgatgtcgaggtcctcgtcgctACCGACCTCGCGGGTCGTGGTATCGACATTACCGATGTCTCGCTCGTCATCAACTGGCAGATGACGGATACGATTGAAAAGTACGTCCATCGTATCGGTCGTACCGGTCGTGCAGGCAAGGAGGGTCTCGCCATCACGTTTCTCGATaacaacgacgaggaggtcatGTTCGACCTCAAACAGGAGATCCAGAagtcggcgcgctcgacaatGAACCCCGAGCTCGCACGGCACGAAGCGGCGCGGCAAAAGGTCACGCGCGAGAtgaagcgcaagcgcgatGAGTTCGACGACTAG
- the RPE1 gene encoding uncharacterized protein (Ribulose-phosphate 3 epimerase family), with product MPQAIIAPSVLASDLSNLANECKRMLGDGADWLHMDVMDGHFVPNITMGPPILSCVRDNVPNIFMDCHMMVSDPAKWVPEVSKAGGKLYTFHYEATDKPMDVIKLIHEHGMLAGLAISPDTPADVVTDELGNAVDHLLVMTVRPGFGGQKFMPECLPKVTELRARFPDKNIQVDGGVGAGNACQCAKAGSNVLVAGSAVFGAKDPQVTIGEMRTAVNAEF from the exons ATGCCCCAGGCCATTATCGCACCCTCGGTCCTCGCGAGCGACCTCAgcaacctcgccaacgagTGCAAGCGCAtgctcggcgacggtgcCGACTGGCTGCACATGG ACGTCATGGACGGCCACTTTGTGCCCAACATCACTATGGGTCCTCCGATCCTCTCGTGTGTCCGCGACAACGTCCCCAACATCTTCATGGACTGCCACATGATGGTGTCTGACCCGGCCAAG TGGGTGCCCGAGGTATCCAAGGCTGGCGGCAAGCTGTACACGTTCCACTACGAAGCGACGG ACAAGCCGATGGACGTCATCAAGCTCATTCACGAGCACGGTAtgctcgccggcctcgccatctcgcccgacacccccgccgacgtcgtcacggacgagctcggtaacgccgtcgaccacctcctcgtcatgACTGTGCGTCCTGGCTTTGGCGGGCAAAAGTTCATGCCCGAGTGCCTGCCCAAGGTCACTGAGCTGCGTGCCCGCTTCCCCGACAAGAACATCcaggtcgacggcggcgtcggtgcCGGTAACGCGTGCCAGTGCGCCAAGGCTGGTTCGAACGTCCTCGTTGCGGGCTCGGCCGTGTTTGGCGCCAAGGACCCCCAGGTCACCATCGGTGAGATGCGCACGGCCGTCAACGCCGAGTTCTAG